The region GTAACAAGCTAACATGTCAATCAGAAGGGTATGGTTTTGTTGAGTTTCTTACACGAGCTGCAGCTGAAGAGGTTCTTCAGAACTTTAACGGTTCAGTAATGCCAAACTCCGAGCAGCTCTTCCGTCTAAACTGGGCATCTTTTAGCACTGGTGAGAAGAGAGCAGTTGAGAATGGTCCAGAGCTATCTATATTTGTTGGAGATTTGTCTCCGGATGTGACTGACACTTTACTGCAAGAGCTCTTTGTTGAGAGATATCCATCTGTCAAGAGCGCTAAAGTTGTGATCGATTCCAACACCGGCCGGTCCAAAGGTTACGGTTTCGTTAGGTTTGGTGATGAAAGTGAGAGGTCAAGGGCTTTGACTGAAATGAATGGAGCTTATTGTTCC is a window of Brassica oleracea var. oleracea cultivar TO1000 unplaced genomic scaffold, BOL UnpScaffold16185, whole genome shotgun sequence DNA encoding:
- the LOC106322340 gene encoding polyadenylate-binding protein RBP47B-like, with translation KLTCQSEGYGFVEFLTRAAAEEVLQNFNGSVMPNSEQLFRLNWASFSTGEKRAVENGPELSIFVGDLSPDVTDTLLQELFVERYPSVKSAKVVIDSNTGRSKGYGFVRFGDESERSRALTEMNGAYCSNRQMRVG